One window of Nocardioides dongkuii genomic DNA carries:
- a CDS encoding TetR/AcrR family transcriptional regulator, which produces MTPQPSRREQILATAAELFAARGFHGVSVADLGAACGISGPALYKHFPSKDALLAEMLVSISEELLAVGRARAARAADPTAAVTALIEWHADFALRHRPLIVVQDRDWESLPVAAREQVRALQRAYVDLWADRLRLVHPGLDADTAHAMAHAAFGLINSTPHSGLLPDAPMHALLCRMAAGALGVPALHP; this is translated from the coding sequence GTGACCCCCCAGCCGAGCCGGCGCGAGCAGATCCTCGCCACGGCCGCCGAGCTGTTCGCGGCGCGCGGGTTCCACGGGGTCTCGGTCGCCGACCTGGGCGCCGCCTGCGGGATCTCCGGGCCCGCGCTCTACAAGCACTTCCCCTCCAAGGACGCGCTGCTGGCCGAGATGCTGGTCTCGATCAGCGAGGAGCTCCTGGCCGTGGGGCGCGCGCGGGCGGCGCGGGCCGCCGACCCGACCGCCGCAGTCACGGCGCTGATCGAGTGGCACGCGGACTTCGCGCTGCGGCACCGGCCGTTGATCGTCGTGCAGGACCGCGACTGGGAGTCGCTGCCGGTCGCCGCGCGCGAGCAGGTCCGCGCCCTGCAACGTGCGTACGTCGACCTCTGGGCCGACCGGCTCCGCCTCGTGCACCCCGGACTGGACGCGGACACCGCGCACGCGATGGCGCACGCGGCGTTCGGCCTGATCAACTCCACGCCGCACTCCGGGCTGCTCCCGGACGCGCCGATGCACGCGCTGCTGTGCCGGATGGCGGCGGGAGCGCTGGGCGTGCCCGCACTCCACCCTTAA
- a CDS encoding acetyl/propionyl/methylcrotonyl-CoA carboxylase subunit alpha — protein MIETLLIANRGEIALRVMRTAARMGIRTVAVFTDLDATAPHVRAADDAQRVASYLDVDAVVAAAVAAGADAVHPGYGFLSERAAFARAVTEAGLTFVGPSAEVMERMGRKDLAREVAVAAGVPVVPRGEDAGYPVLVKAAAGGGGKGMRVVRSAAELDEALAAARREATGAFGDDTMLIERYVERGRHIEVQVLADAHGRVLHLFERDCSTQRRHQKVLEEAPAPTITPEVRALVTSAAVALSEHVGYVNAGTVEFLLDPEANGGSGEAYFLEMNTRLQVEHPVTEAITGLDLVELQLRVAAGEPLPISQDDVRCEGHAIEARVYAEDAFGGFLPQAGHASIVRWPASARVDHALEPDQVVSTAYDPMLGKVVVHGPDREAARRALVEALDATAILGITTNTGFLRALAASEEFRDATIDTAWLDTAEVAPPDADLPRLLVAWVSAMITAADRGHPFQADGFRLGSAPAPTVVELDREVVVDRAAGQGEGTVDGVPVRQLSAADHVLELLVDGRRVRAVVNVQRDVAEVAWQGHRFVFTRPDRLAGAAVVTDGTVVAPMPGTVLEVRVGTGDAVAEGDPLGMMEAMKMELTLRAPFAGTVASVDAAAGQQVALGAALFHVEPAGELA, from the coding sequence GTGATCGAGACCCTGCTGATCGCCAACCGCGGCGAGATCGCCCTCCGCGTGATGCGCACCGCCGCCCGGATGGGCATCCGGACCGTCGCCGTCTTCACCGACCTCGACGCCACCGCCCCCCACGTCCGCGCCGCCGACGACGCGCAGCGGGTGGCGAGCTACCTCGACGTCGACGCCGTGGTCGCCGCGGCGGTCGCGGCCGGCGCCGACGCGGTGCACCCCGGCTACGGCTTCCTCTCCGAGCGCGCGGCGTTCGCCCGCGCCGTCACCGAGGCCGGGCTGACCTTCGTCGGCCCCTCGGCCGAGGTGATGGAGCGGATGGGCCGCAAGGACCTCGCCCGCGAGGTCGCGGTGGCCGCGGGCGTGCCCGTCGTGCCCCGGGGCGAGGACGCCGGCTATCCGGTGCTGGTCAAGGCGGCCGCCGGCGGCGGCGGCAAGGGCATGCGGGTCGTCCGGTCCGCCGCCGAGCTCGACGAGGCGCTGGCCGCGGCGCGGCGCGAGGCGACCGGGGCGTTCGGCGACGACACCATGCTGATCGAGAGGTACGTCGAGCGCGGCCGCCACATCGAGGTGCAGGTGCTGGCCGACGCGCACGGCCGCGTGCTCCACCTGTTCGAGCGCGACTGCTCCACCCAGCGCCGGCACCAGAAGGTGCTCGAGGAGGCGCCCGCCCCCACGATCACCCCCGAGGTGCGCGCGCTGGTCACCTCCGCGGCGGTCGCGCTGAGCGAGCACGTCGGCTACGTCAACGCCGGGACCGTGGAGTTCCTGCTCGACCCCGAGGCGAACGGTGGCAGCGGGGAGGCGTACTTCCTCGAGATGAACACCCGCCTCCAGGTCGAGCACCCCGTCACCGAGGCGATCACCGGCCTCGACCTCGTCGAGCTCCAGCTGCGGGTCGCCGCCGGCGAGCCGCTGCCGATCTCCCAGGACGACGTCCGCTGCGAGGGCCACGCCATCGAGGCCCGGGTGTACGCCGAGGACGCGTTCGGCGGCTTCCTGCCGCAGGCCGGGCACGCCTCGATCGTGCGCTGGCCCGCCTCGGCGCGCGTCGACCACGCCCTCGAGCCCGACCAGGTCGTGTCGACGGCGTACGACCCGATGCTGGGGAAGGTCGTCGTGCACGGCCCCGACCGCGAGGCGGCCCGGCGGGCGCTGGTCGAGGCGCTCGACGCGACCGCGATCCTCGGGATCACCACCAACACCGGGTTCCTGCGGGCGCTCGCGGCGAGCGAGGAGTTCCGCGACGCGACCATCGACACCGCCTGGCTGGACACCGCCGAGGTCGCCCCGCCGGACGCCGACCTGCCGCGGCTGCTGGTCGCCTGGGTCTCGGCGATGATCACCGCGGCCGACCGCGGCCACCCGTTCCAAGCCGACGGATTCCGGCTCGGCAGCGCGCCGGCCCCGACGGTCGTCGAGCTGGACCGCGAGGTGGTCGTGGACCGCGCCGCGGGCCAGGGGGAGGGCACCGTCGACGGGGTCCCCGTCCGGCAGCTCTCGGCCGCCGACCACGTCCTCGAGCTGCTCGTGGACGGGCGCCGGGTGCGCGCGGTGGTCAACGTGCAGCGCGACGTGGCGGAGGTCGCCTGGCAGGGGCACCGGTTCGTCTTCACCCGGCCCGACCGGCTCGCCGGCGCCGCCGTCGTCACCGACGGCACCGTCGTCGCGCCGATGCCGGGCACGGTCCTCGAGGTGCGGGTCGGCACCGGCGACGCCGTGGCCGAGGGGGACCCGCTGGGCATGATGGAGGCCATGAAGATGGAGCTCACCCTCCGCGCGCCGTTCGCCGGCACCGTCGCCTCGGTCGACGCCGCCGCCGGGCAGCAGGTGGCGCTCGGCGCCGCGCTGTTCCACGTGGAACCAGCCGGGGAGCTCGCATGA
- a CDS encoding acyl-CoA carboxylase subunit beta, translating into MTQDLRELVDDLRERLATARRGGSEAARRKHTDRGKLLVRDRVDRLLDPGSPFLELSPLAAHGMYGAPGESPVPSAGVVTGIGRVSGRTCVVVANDATVKGGTYYPTTVKKHLRAQAVAAENRLPCVYLVDSGGAFLPLQDEVFPDREHFGRIFFNQAQMSARGIPQVAAVMGSCTAGGAYVPAMSDETVIVRDQGTIFLGGPPLVKAATGEVVTAEELGGGEVHARTSGVVDHLAEDDAHALAIVRAIVDTVPVSTGAPWEVRPVEEPLEDPATLYDVVPADTRTPYDVREVIRRIVDGSRFQEFKQLYGETLVTGFAHVWGHPVGIVANNGILFSESALKGAHFIELCNQRGIPLVFLQNITGFMVGREYENRGIARDGAKLVTAVACSVVPKFTVVIGGSFGAGNYGMCGRAYDPRFLWMWPNARISVMGGEQAASVLATVAGRPDDEDLKAPIREQYETQGSPYYATARLWDDGVIDPADTRRVLGLGLAAAAHAPVPPPSYGIFRM; encoded by the coding sequence GTGACCCAGGACCTGAGGGAGCTCGTCGACGACCTGCGGGAGCGGCTCGCGACCGCCCGGCGGGGCGGCAGCGAGGCCGCGCGCCGCAAGCACACCGACCGCGGCAAGCTGCTGGTGCGGGACCGGGTGGACCGGCTGCTGGACCCGGGCAGCCCGTTCCTGGAGCTGAGCCCGCTGGCCGCCCACGGGATGTACGGCGCCCCGGGGGAGTCGCCGGTCCCCTCCGCGGGCGTGGTCACCGGCATCGGCCGGGTGAGCGGCCGCACCTGCGTGGTGGTCGCCAACGACGCGACCGTCAAGGGCGGCACCTACTACCCGACGACGGTCAAGAAGCACCTGCGCGCGCAGGCGGTGGCCGCCGAGAACCGGCTGCCCTGCGTCTACCTCGTCGACTCCGGCGGCGCGTTCCTGCCGCTCCAGGACGAGGTGTTCCCCGACCGCGAGCACTTCGGCCGGATCTTCTTCAACCAGGCCCAGATGTCGGCGCGCGGCATCCCGCAGGTCGCCGCGGTGATGGGCTCGTGCACCGCCGGCGGCGCCTACGTGCCGGCGATGTCGGACGAGACCGTGATCGTCCGCGACCAGGGCACGATCTTCCTGGGCGGCCCGCCGCTGGTGAAGGCCGCGACCGGCGAGGTCGTCACCGCCGAGGAGCTCGGCGGCGGGGAGGTGCACGCGCGCACCTCCGGCGTCGTCGACCACCTCGCCGAGGACGACGCGCACGCGCTCGCGATCGTCCGGGCCATCGTGGACACGGTCCCGGTCTCGACGGGCGCGCCCTGGGAGGTGCGACCGGTCGAGGAGCCGCTCGAGGACCCCGCGACGCTGTACGACGTGGTGCCGGCCGACACCCGCACGCCGTACGACGTGCGCGAGGTGATCCGCCGGATCGTCGACGGCAGCCGGTTCCAGGAGTTCAAGCAGCTGTACGGCGAGACGCTGGTGACCGGGTTCGCGCACGTGTGGGGCCACCCGGTCGGCATCGTCGCCAACAACGGCATCCTGTTCAGCGAGTCCGCGCTCAAGGGCGCGCACTTCATCGAGCTGTGCAACCAGCGCGGCATCCCGCTGGTCTTCCTGCAGAACATCACCGGCTTCATGGTCGGCCGCGAGTACGAGAACCGCGGCATCGCCCGTGACGGCGCCAAGCTGGTCACCGCGGTCGCGTGCTCGGTCGTCCCGAAGTTCACCGTCGTCATCGGCGGCTCCTTCGGCGCCGGCAACTACGGCATGTGCGGGCGCGCCTACGACCCCCGCTTCCTGTGGATGTGGCCCAACGCCCGGATCTCGGTGATGGGCGGCGAGCAGGCCGCCTCGGTGCTCGCGACCGTCGCCGGCCGGCCCGACGACGAGGACCTCAAGGCGCCGATCCGCGAGCAGTACGAGACCCAGGGGTCGCCGTACTACGCCACCGCCCGGCTCTGGGACGACGGCGTCATCGACCCCGCCGACACCCGCCGGGTGCTCGGCCTGGGGCTGGCGGCCGCCGCGCACGCGCCCGTCCCCCCGCCCTCCTACGGCATCTTCAGGATGTAG
- a CDS encoding hydroxymethylglutaryl-CoA lyase: MSLPMVVPEPGLPERVRIYEVGPRDGLQNESQRVPTEVKAEFVRRLVAAGLPVVEATSFVHPRWVPQLADAADLMTMLGDAGRDHPVLVPNERGLDRALELGLRHVAIFGSATETFAQRNLNRSLDEQLAMFEPTVRRARDAGLDVRAYLSMCFGDPWEGAVPVDQVVSVGTRLLDLGASELSLGDTIGVGTPGAVTALVGAFGAYGVGTDRLAMHFHDTYGQALANTHAALRAGVTTFDASAGGLGGCPYAESATGNLATEDLVWMLTGLGIDHGVDLEALVATSAWMAGQLGRPSPSAVVRALAQSSS, from the coding sequence ATGAGCCTGCCGATGGTGGTGCCGGAGCCGGGCCTGCCCGAGCGGGTCCGGATCTACGAGGTCGGCCCGCGCGACGGGCTCCAGAACGAGTCGCAGCGGGTGCCGACCGAGGTGAAGGCGGAGTTCGTACGCCGCCTGGTCGCCGCGGGGCTGCCGGTCGTGGAGGCGACCAGCTTCGTGCACCCGCGCTGGGTGCCGCAGCTCGCCGACGCCGCCGACCTGATGACGATGCTCGGCGACGCGGGACGCGACCACCCGGTCCTGGTGCCCAACGAGCGCGGCCTGGACCGGGCCCTGGAGCTGGGGCTGCGGCACGTCGCGATCTTCGGCTCGGCCACCGAGACCTTCGCGCAGCGCAACCTCAACCGGAGCCTGGACGAGCAGCTCGCGATGTTCGAGCCGACGGTGCGCCGCGCCCGCGACGCCGGGCTCGACGTCCGGGCCTACCTCAGCATGTGCTTCGGCGACCCGTGGGAGGGCGCCGTCCCGGTGGACCAGGTGGTCTCCGTCGGCACCCGGCTCCTCGACCTCGGGGCCAGCGAGCTCAGCCTCGGTGACACGATCGGCGTCGGGACGCCCGGCGCGGTGACCGCGCTGGTCGGTGCGTTCGGCGCTTACGGGGTCGGCACCGACCGGCTCGCGATGCACTTCCACGACACCTACGGCCAGGCGCTGGCCAACACCCACGCCGCGCTGCGCGCCGGGGTCACCACGTTCGACGCGAGCGCCGGCGGGCTCGGCGGCTGCCCCTACGCCGAGAGCGCCACCGGCAACCTCGCCACCGAGGACCTGGTCTGGATGCTCACCGGCCTCGGCATCGACCACGGCGTCGACCTCGAGGCGCTCGTGGCGACCAGCGCCTGGATGGCCGGGCAGCTCGGCCGCCCCAGCCCGTCGGCCGTCGTACGCGCGCTGGCACAATCCTCCTCGTGA